A portion of the Alicyclobacillus vulcanalis genome contains these proteins:
- a CDS encoding acyl-CoA thioesterase, producing the protein MNVTQMEITVRCTEIDVNGHVNNAKYLEYYEWGREEWFERQGLDYQTLKDLGAVTVVARAEVDYHQAAHQNDRLIVTTWLERVGRTSLRMRQRITGSFGVLVGEALFVIVTVSPETGRPVPVPEPLRALAAASGT; encoded by the coding sequence TACACAAATGGAAATCACCGTTCGATGCACAGAGATCGACGTCAACGGTCACGTCAACAACGCCAAGTATTTGGAGTACTACGAGTGGGGAAGAGAAGAGTGGTTTGAGCGTCAGGGCCTGGACTACCAGACGTTGAAGGACCTCGGCGCCGTCACCGTCGTCGCGCGAGCTGAAGTGGACTACCATCAGGCGGCTCACCAAAACGACCGCCTGATCGTCACGACTTGGCTTGAACGCGTGGGGCGAACGAGCCTCCGTATGCGGCAACGCATCACGGGCTCCTTCGGCGTTCTTGTGGGGGAGGCTTTATTCGTGATCGTCACGGTCTCGCCAGAAACGGGGCGGCCCGTACCTGTGCCGGAACCGCTGCGTGCACTTGCCGCGGCAAGCGGAACATAA